The following are encoded in a window of Podospora pseudoanserina strain CBS 124.78 chromosome 6, whole genome shotgun sequence genomic DNA:
- a CDS encoding hypothetical protein (EggNog:ENOG503NW6X; COG:G; COG:O): MEQDPRSYPVAILPGGDAPEVHQHQTQAYFKSYEQQQPYYQNQYPQSHTILGAEDPVEPKEKRICGVRLSILFFVTTGLLFLVIAALALVGGLLGSKISSLETSYPALASNVAAIAGGSTSGGNDQIAPIDDNTNTGTETPPPSQTSSAPVSYSTNVVVDGYRYVGCYYDDTQRLLIDQPAKGNSSMTNLMCSRICAGFKYFGTEIGIDCYCGNRIEERTPSAKANEWDCSVKCPGNNRGRKEVCGGDWSISIWEKTG; the protein is encoded by the exons ATGGAACAGGACCCTAGAAGT TATCCCGTAGCTATTCTTCCAGGGGGGGATGCTCCTGAGgtccaccaacaccaaacccaaGCATATTTCAAGTCATacgaacagcagcagccatacTACCAAAATCAGTACCCGCAGTCCCACACCATTCTCGGCGCTGAGGACCCCGTCGAGCCCAAGGAAAAGAGGATATGTGGTGTTCGACTGAGCATtctcttcttcgtcaccaCGGGACTACTGTTCCTTGTCATTGCGGCGCTAGCTTTGGTTGGAGGTTTACTGGGAAGCAAGATCTCCTCGCTCGAGACATCGTACCCAGCACTCGCCAGTAATGTCGCCGCGATAGCCGGAGGGAGCACAAGTGGCGGGAACGACCAGATTGCACCCATCGACGACAATACCAACACCGGTACCgaaacaccgccgccatcacaAACAAGCAGTGCGCCGGTATCTTACTCGACCAatgtcgttgttgatggctACCGCTATGTTGGCTGCTATTACGACGACACCCAGCGCCTGCTGATTGACCAGCCGGCAAAGGGGAACAGCTCCATGACGAACCTTATGTGCTCTCGCATCTGCGCGGGCTTCAAATACTTCGGTACTGAGATTGGCATCGATTGCTACTGTGGCAACAGAATAGAGGAGCGCACTCCTAGTGCCAAAGCAAACGAGTGGGATTGCAGCGTCAAGTGCCCAGGCAACAAtagggggaggaaagaagTGTGTGGCGGCGATTGGTCGATTAGTATCTGGGAAAAGACAGGCTAG